TCAACTTCTAAATAGGTTATAATATAAGAAGATGTTCAATATCTGAGATTTCACTTACTGTGAAATTAATGAAATTTAATTACCTACCTCTGAAAAGAGTCTAAGTTTTCTCTGATTTTCAAACctaatatttagaaataaaacaaTAATTCATTTTAGTCAATAGCAGGGGGAAAAACACATAATCCATTTTCTCTTGAATCAAAACATGTTTATAAAAGCATGTTGGgtaatacaaagcattttgtGGTTGTTGCTAATTATATGTTTTTCACTTTAAAGTTTTTAAGAGAGATACAGATACAAGtcaactcaataaatatttagtaggtgAATGAGTTTAGAAAGGTCTCTGGGCTTAGAAAAATGTCTATGAAATCCCAGTAATATTTTCATTATAGTTTTGTCTTGGGCTGAAATATAGGTAATCAACTTTTCCTATGTCACTGGATCACGTCTTGAAATTACATACATAGAACAAACGATATTATAGGGAATTTTAGCATTagcattttaattaaaatacacAATGATAATTCTGCCTGGGGGTGGAGTTAAACACTTGGTGGCCTCCAATTAAGTTAGTAGTAACATTTTCATTTGATAAGTAGTCAAATGAGTAATTAAAAACATGTAATTAAAGTGAATCATATCCTAATTTATAAAAGCAGTGAAAACAAAAGAGCGTAGTAAAACTCCATTAAAAAGTAGTTAGCACACtattaaaacaaaatacatttcAACCAACATTTCTTATAAAGGCAAATAAATAAAGGTCAAACCTTGCCTTCTGCTTACTGGTTAAAATAGTCTGGACTAGAATACCAGGTGTTAGAGTAAGTCCCAGATCATAAGCACCGTACAAAATGATTTTATCCCTATGAGCTTTTTGCCAGTCCAAAGTATTGTGAATGAGCAGGAGATGAAAGACAATGTTGGAAGATCATGAAGAATCTCCATACAAGGCTTTAAAGATtaaggccaggcctttcttagttaCTCAGGAACAATTAATTATAGAGAACAGGTATATTATATTCTTTGCTGCCTGCGTTAATACCACACTTCTCATTTGATGAAAGTGAGCAGAATCCTTTAAATGTTCAATTTGAAACCCAGTATGAAAGGTGATGTGGATCAAGGTACCAGGTCCTTGAGAGACAAAAAGGCCTGAATGTGTACAGAcaatcatgaagaaagcaactgATCCAAGCAGGGACCTTTAAGAGTTCGAGGACAGATATGAGTTGTATTTTGCTTGGCGAGCCTGATTGGCAAAGGTCAAATAAGCCACTCAGCTGAAAGCACTCCACGTGGCCGAATTATATCCACAAACACAGGGGCTTTTAagtcctctttttaaaaaattgtctctTTGTCTTATATTTATGAAACAATATGAACCCCATTATcgacactttttttctttctttgttggtgaaaaaagtaacTCCCCAACCTACCAACACAGCCCCTTTTAGAGTGACACGGAtctcttccttcttctggcaAAATCCTCTGTGTGAATGAAGTTGGAGAGAGCTTTAGTGAGGTGACTATCTGATGTCTCAGTGCTGCTCCCAAAGTCATAGTTCTTGAGACAAGGACACAGGCAGTGCACAATGGCTCGGCGGATGTAGCTGTCAAAGACATAGTAAATGAAAGGGTTGACACAGCTGTTGGTAAATGCCAGGGGCCCACTCACCTCCATGCCCAACTGGAGAATAGCTGAGGAAATGTAGAATTCTTGCTGCAATCCAGAGACAATGGCCAGGAGCTTGAAAATATTGAAGGGCAGCCAGGAGCAGACAAAGGCTGCCACTACAATAAAGATGATCTTTATGGATTTCCTCAGCTTTTTGTTATGCTTTCCTGACTGATGGTAATGGGCACACAGTTTCCTTGTAATGCAACAGTAGCAGGTCACGATGCTCAGCAAGGgggcaaaaaaagtgaaaattaagACCACCAGGGCCCACGCCAGTTTAACTGAAGTAGACCTCTTTTCTGCACAGTATGGCTTATCATCAATCAGGATAAGCTCCCTGGACAGCAGAGTAGGCAACCCCAGGAGGCAGGAGATAAACCAGATGCCAGCACAGACTCCATACGCACAGTCTCTCCTCCTGAATTTCCTGGATACTGTTGGGTACATGATGGCCAGGTAGCGGTCAACGCTCATGCAGGTGAGCAAGAAGACACTGCAGTGCATGTTGACTGAGATCATGTAGGAGCTGCCCTTGCACAGGAAAGAGCCCGTCCTCCACAGTCCTAAGGATGCTTCTTTATCCACCCAGAGAGGCAGCGTGACAAGGAAAATGAAGTCGGAGGCAGCCAGGTTGATGATAAAGATGTCAATCAGTCTTCTGCTACCCCGTTTGAAATGCAACGCACCCATGAGGACAACGTTCCCCAACACTCCAGTCAGGAACACAACCGTGTAAAAGATGGGAAGAAAGACAGATGTGTAAGGAACATGGGAGCGGGTCTCCTCATTGTCAGGAATTTGGCTTGTTGCATAGGAGTAGTCCAAATAAGCTGAGGTTGCATCTGGGTCCATCACTAAAGATCGAAGGCCAAATCTGGTAAGTTTCCTTACCTATGAGGTTTTTGTATGGATTTTAGAAATCTCAAGGCAGCTTCTTTTATACGGtgcctctctctcactctctcagcacaaacacaaaaacatagattaaaaaaaagcagtTTCTACCAATCCTCAGGAAGTGCCCACGAGGAACACCACTCTGATTGGTGTAGGTTGGTTGTGGTTATGGTTTTCTTTATTTGCATTTGCCCATGAAACTGAGGTGCTTTTCAACTTCTTTCTTCAAGATATTCAATTTGTTCCTCTAAGTCCAGAAATTAagaaattgacttttttttcttacctaCTTTAAAGACGCCCTTTGTTTTTCTGACACCTAGAATTCCTTTGATCTAGCCTTCTGTTTCACATTTAGGGTGCTGTTTTACTTTTAGAATTGTAAGGTATAGTGATGAACATAGTCTTTTTATCTCtggtgaaaataaaaagaaagctgaTCTTTCATTGCATAAAGAGTGGGCGGAAAGCTTCCCAAAACATACCAGTTCACATCTATGACAAATGTAATTATTCCAAGTAGGGCATGAGATTCTTCTCATTTATTTGGCTCTTTCTGTTCATACACAATCAATCATGCCTCATTCAATACATTTTTTAAGATCCCTAAGAGGCTGGGACTACATcttgtgcttttatttttatttctttcgaCTTCTCATTATACCTAGTACAGTACCTTGCACGTAGTAAATTATTTGGAAATGTTAGTTTATTTGATTTGATCCAGAaaacttttgtttttctgatCCAGTGAAATTCAGCAGGTATGAATTCAGTAGGGTATAACTGCAGGTATCCTTGTTATTTCTGTAGCTTACAAACAGGTTTAAAAATCACAAACTGCTATTTTTGCCCTCATACTCACTATTGCAATTCGGCCAATTAATTTTCCTTTTGATATGAGTTGACATCCTTGATTAGAAGATTTTTCCccagttattattgttgttaatagGGGCCATagagctggctctgactcatagtgatcttatgtacaatggaataacatgttcccaccatcctcacaatcattgctatgtttgagcccattcttgcagccactgtgtcaatcaatctcattgagattctcctttttcactgaccctctgctttaccaagcatgatgtccttttccagcaattggatcctcctgatgacatgtccaaagtaagtgagatgaagtctcaccattcttgcttctaaggagcattctgattgtacttcctccaaactGATTTGGTCATTCTTTCTAGAAGTCcagggtgtattcaatattcttcaccaacaccataattcaaatgcgtcatttcttcttcagtcttttttttttgtccagctttcacatgcatatgagattgaaaagaccatggcgtgggtcaggtacaccttagtcatcaaagataCATCTtgcttttttaagattttaaaaaggtcttcggccagcagacacatgaggaaatgcttgcgatcgcTGGcagttagagaaatacaaatcgaaACCACAGTGAGAGACCATCTCATCCCAGCATTActggaatgaattaaaaaaaaaaaaaaaaaacaaaaaaccaggatatagcaaatattggagaggctgtggggagactgggactcttatgcagtgctggtgggaatgcaaaataatacaaccattttggaaaacaatatggcacttcctcagaaagctagaaatagaattaccatatgatccagtaattccactcctaggaatataacttagagaaataagagtcatcacatgaatagacagatgcacacccatgttcattgcagcattgttcacaatagcaaaaagtggaaacaacctaaatgcccatcaacagatgaatggataaacaaactgtggtacatacacacaatggagtattacacaatgataaagaacaaagataaatctgtgaagcatctcataacatggatgaatctggagggcatcatgctgagtgaaataagtcaatcacaaaaggacaaatactgtatgagaccactactgtactgaaaaagtttacacacaaaaagaaacaatctttgatggttacgaaggaggTCAGGGGTGGGGATTGAAAAACACTAAAAaggcaatagataagtagtaactttggtgaagggtaagatagtacacaatactggggaagccagcacaacttgtccaaggcaaggtcatggaagctccatagacgcatccaaactccctgagggactgaactgctgggccgaaggctgtggggaccatggtctcggggaacttATAGCATaaaagagtttataaagaaaatgttctacattctactttggtgagtagtgtctggggtcttaaaagcctgtgagcagtgattcaggatactccactggtcttaccctttcaggagcaaggaagaatgaagaaaactaagtatacaagggaaagattagtccaaaggactaatggaccacatctaccatggcctccatcagactgagtccactacaactagatggtacctggctaccatcactcactgttctgacagggatcacaatagagggtcccagacagagctggagaaaaatgtagaataaaattctaactcaaaaagaaagatcagattgctggcctgacagagactggagaaaccctgagagtatggtcccctggataccctttcagctcagtaatgaagccactcctgaggttcacccttcagccaaacattggacagccccataaaacaaaatgagactaaaggggcacaccagcccagcggcaaggactagaaggcaggaggggacagaaaagccagtaacagggaactcaaggttgagaagggagagtgttgacacatcgtggggttgttaaccaatgtcataaaacaatatgtgtactaactgtttaatgagaaactagtttgttctgtaaaccttcatctaaagtacaactaaaaaaaatgtttttaaaagaggtcttttgctgcagattttccTAACGCAAtaacgtcgtttgatttcttgactgctgcttccatgggtgttgattatacaagtagaatgaaatccttgataatttcaatgtcttcaccatttatcatgatgttatttatggGCCCACtcgtgaggagttttgttttcttcacattcaggtgtaatccgtactgaagaccAAAGCCtttaaccttcatcagtaagtgcttcaagccagcttcattttcagcaagcaaggttgtgtcatctgcacaccagaggttgttaatgagttcttAGGCGATATTCCCCCTGTGAATCCCCAAACAGCTATCCTTCTAAATCTCATCTGATCTCTCTTTCTTCACACCTTCCTTTTTAGCTTTTGATCcatggtgtttttgtttgtttgtttaagtatCTCCATCCATCTGTGAACTTCACATTTGGAATTATTGATTTGGCAGCCAACGTGCCTGTATTAAATGATGTCAGAACAAAGGTGCCAATCAGGCACTATAAAAGGAAGATTTTTGGTTCAACCAAAACACTAAGAAACAGCCTAAAATAGAAAGAATTCTATTATATTTTTCTCTCATATGCTTCCTTTTTAGAGTAGGAAGCCCATAGTAAAATATGACAAATTTTGAAACTGACTTCCTCAGTTATTTCAATTCTTTGCTGGCAGAAGTAGGTCGAGGCTCTCTCACTCTgtcctcttcttccctccctcttatTTAATTTCTGAGATTGTAGTTTCAGTAGATATTACTGTTGCATAGAACAGTATAAGATGGTAGatgaaaataaaattgttaaaCATATGAAGTCCTTGCTGctgatttttaatttcttctgtaattaATACATTAAGAAGAATGATCCTGCCTTCTCTACTCCCTCCTTCTTCTTTCTGTGGTCTGATGTCACCTTAGTCTCAGGCATGTGGATCCAGGTCATGGAAGGATGAGGGTTCCCCTGATCTTGGGCAGCTCCAGGAAGTCACTTCAGGGGTTGATTTAGGGGTCTAGGTCTATCTTCCTCTGGGCCCCGCTGCTCTGTGCTATTCATTTACTTTCTTGGGTGACATTTACTTTCTTGGGTGACATATACTTCGGTAAATACAGGctgccaaacccgttgccgtcaagttgattccaactcagagcgacactataggacagagtagaactgctccatagggtttccaaggagcacctggtgggtttgaactgctgaccttttggttggcagctgaactcttaaccactacgccaccagggtttccaatacaggCTGCAGGTGAGAGAAACTAATTAACGGATTTGACATTTCTGGGATAGAAATCTATCCCACTGGGTAAGCCTTACCTATTTAATAGCATGATTCATTTTGCCAAACAGTTTGGAGTTGGACAATACTTATTTGAAAAGGATTAATGAAGTAAACAGACTATTTTAAAtgccatatatttaaaaaatatatatatttatgtgtgcacatatacatgcatgtatatatatgcacgATTGGTATTTTAAtagtaatattaattttttttacccAGAAACTGGAAGTTTTTTTGGCATTTGAGAAAAAAAGGTTGATTCTGGgtctagatattaaaaaaaaaaaaactttaaatatgaccataaaaatactataaaatggaaaataatttatGCTCACACTCTAGAGGAAAACATTTGGTCATATATTTATGATATAGGCCTCAAATTTTCTTTCAACATTCAAGTTGCAAGCCAGTGATGTAAACTATCCCAAATAAAAATCTGACTTCCTCAGCAAACTAATGAAGCAACTATAGACAAAATGGTTTGCTTTATCATGTGTGGTCACTTTGGAATATGATATTTAGTGGTAGAATACTGCAGTATTAGACTACCCATCATAGATCAGTAGCATCTTGGAACAcaacttagaaaaaatacaattaaatgcCTGCACCAAGAAAAGGAACAAATAGCACATATTACTGTACTGGGCTTATAATAACTCAAATGGCACAATGTTATCAGAAGAATAAAAGCTGACTAGATAAAAGTAGCAAAGGCCATAGCACTAATTAAGCTGGGCTCAACAGTCATTTTTAGAACTTTGAAATCTCCTTGAAATAAACATGGAGATACCCATCAATAAAACAACCAACTATACATATCAAAAGGCAGTATAAACAGGGTGAtaacaaaaaaaggagaaagattgATATTAAAAACCTAATTACAGCCCAAATGCCACCTCTTCAGAAATACttccttcccccccaccccccccaaaaaagccactATTCTGTATTCCAATTCCTGAGATACCTTCAGAACTGGATGCTGAGGATGGGGAGACAATGAGATTTGGTCCACTAAAACATCTGCTCAGATGAATCCATTATCATCCATTGTATGCCTGTAGCTGTGGCTTGCAGCATCTTTGCTTCACAGGCTGGGTAAAGCTTTTGTTTGAATAGAGTCACCCCAATTAGATTGTGACCCTGCCATTATCATATATTACCTCTGCTTCTTTGATATCAACTACCTTGACCTCATGCCAGGTGGGGGGTACATCAGATTATGGAGCAAAGAGAAATCCCTGAGTATGGCCTTCTGTTCATATGTGCCCTGCTGATAAGGCCTCCGTATAAATGGCAAAAGGCATGATGCAAACTGTTTCTCCAGTATTaatctaaaggttagtggttggaacccatccagcatcaccacagaagaaaggcctggtgggctccttccataaagactgtAGCCTGGAAAACCGTGCTGAGCACTTCCACTCTGTGACCCGTGGAGTTGTCGTGGGTtggcattgactcgacagcagtgggtttcactTAAACAGTCCAGTTTAAGAGACCTGGTTTACACTCTAGGAGtttaatcattttttatttttttagtctgACAGTTGCTTGGAGAGTTTAGTGCAGAATAATGCATTACTTTATAATGCCAAACTgtagtttgtgatcagctgctaacctaaaggttggggttcaaacccacccagagtctccatggagaaaggcctggcaaactgcttccataaagattacagccaagaaaaccctatgaagcagtcctactctataacacagggggacgccatgagtcaaaattgacttgacagcaacttttttttttaattattttctgttaCCAGGGGTTTTTTTCTTCACCTTGTTCTTTGGATCATCTCCCTAGCTATCTAGAGAACAGTGACTTAAGTGCTctaaaaccctgttgctgtcgactCATAACTATTCTAGGAATATGTATATACTTTTGGCTTCTTCGTAATAGTAGATTTTATCTGGATTTAGGTTTTGCAGAGCAGAAattgtatattcctgtatattttCGTATCCATGGCACCCAGCACAGTGTTTGGCATACAATAGGTGGTCGATAAATGTTCGTATACTTGGACTGAATCATGCTTGAATTTTGAGTCATTCCCAATAAACAGGGACATTTCACAAACTTCTTGGACAGTTTCCATTTTCTATTCAATCTTGGGATCTTCAtcacggttaagagcttggctgctaaccaaaaggtcggcagttcgaatcccccagccgccgcttggaaaccccatggggcagttctactctgtggcggctatgagtcagaatcgactcaagggcaatgagtttggtttggttttgattttctaaGATAGCACCGCATTTTTTTTAGCTAACCCTTAGGAACCTTTTCACTTAGCACTTCTTGATGAATCAAAAACACTTTGGAAACCACTAAATGTAAAAATGCCTCTACCGTAAGCCTCATAATAGAAATGGTGGATTGTGATGCAAATTAAATTATAGTAGTTCCTCACCTGCGATAAAGATTTCCTTTTGAAAAGATTTTGTTCGGAGGGCCAAAATTCGTATCTATAATTCTACACCAATAAATGATGATTAgaagaaaccaagaaaatatTCCCTTCCATAATTTTCATCTCCTCCGTGATTACTGCACATCTTTGAAAAAGAGAGGGCTATGTTGCTGCATCTTCTTTAATCAGAATGTGTGTaaccttcttccttttctttatccATCTGCATTGCGTGCTATGCCTGTCTTCTTGTACACCGTCTAGGGTAGAAGTATAGGAAACTCTAACCCTGTGCACCTATGACAACTACattttaaaacccaaaccaaacctgttgccgttgagctgattccgactcatagcgaccttataggtcagattagaactgtcccatagggttttcaaggctgtaatctttatgagatttttttgaatctttacggaagcacactgttaaatctttcttccgcagagtggctggtgggtttgaactggcaaccttttggttcgcagctgagtgcttaaccactgcgccgccagggctccttaaccataTTTTAAAGTTGCATTATTCTTTTTCCAATAGAACTCCAAATCATAAAATATTAGAGtttaaaatgatattggtgatcATCCAGTATAACCATTTTATAAAGGTGTTGACTGAAGCCCAGAAAGGGGTGGCTTACCAAAGCACTGACATTAAAACCAAATAACCAAACCAGGTGCCCTCAAGTCTTTtagtgattttaaaataaataaattttaaaataaaggatattttaaatttaaactttTCATCTATGTATGGACCATTCTCAGTTCGGCAGAAGCATACTCATCTAATCAACTTTTAATCTATGTGGTACTTTCCAAGAACTGCTAAAAGACAAGAGCCATTTT
The DNA window shown above is from Loxodonta africana isolate mLoxAfr1 chromosome 20, mLoxAfr1.hap2, whole genome shotgun sequence and carries:
- the GPR15 gene encoding G-protein coupled receptor 15, which produces MDPDATSAYLDYSYATSQIPDNEETRSHVPYTSVFLPIFYTVVFLTGVLGNVVLMGALHFKRGSRRLIDIFIINLAASDFIFLVTLPLWVDKEASLGLWRTGSFLCKGSSYMISVNMHCSVFLLTCMSVDRYLAIMYPTVSRKFRRRDCAYGVCAGIWFISCLLGLPTLLSRELILIDDKPYCAEKRSTSVKLAWALVVLIFTFFAPLLSIVTCYCCITRKLCAHYHQSGKHNKKLRKSIKIIFIVVAAFVCSWLPFNIFKLLAIVSGLQQEFYISSAILQLGMEVSGPLAFTNSCVNPFIYYVFDSYIRRAIVHCLCPCLKNYDFGSSTETSDSHLTKALSNFIHTEDFARRRKRSVSL